AAGGCCTGGAGTGTATATCTACATCAACGAAGCCTTACAATCCACAAAAACCAGCGTTAacgattgaagttactgaagttacagaggaagagttagcacaagtgatacaaggtttgccctcgtccgctcctggtccggatggaatcactactgctatgataaaaatattcaaattattaccatgtgacctactaaacactgGAAATTATTCGTTAAAGTATGCCTGGATTTTGTAtgagtggaaattagctaaaatagtgccgatacaaaaaagacaaggattcggatatgtcataaaacattcgacccatttctcttacatctaatatggtgaagctcatcAAAAGAGCGCTCAATAAAAGAATTCTAATATGGATGGACGAAAATTTCGTGTTAAATCCAAttcaaattggcttcagaacagattgctcaatctggtgtgcacacgcagatttagaaagccgcattcagcttgctcgcaaaaaaagacaacatgcggcactagtgacattggatatagcttatatggtggttttgggacgttaaaccccacatatcaatcaatcaatcaacattggaTATAGCTAAGGCAAACGATAGGGTAGAACATTCAGTTTTATTAAACATATTAGAGAGCCACGATCTCCCAAAATATATATTGGCGTGGGTGAGGGAATTTTTGAGAGGAAGAGAGTTCTATTgttttaaggatggttgcgcatcgtcaaagtgcaaacaaacacgtggtgtcccccaaggcgctgtattatcgccagttttatttaacatcttaatgagcactataccgcatcgccaggacgtgaaggtgtttgtatatgctgatgatattgcatttttcacggcacatagtgacatatattctttatatcaaaaGCTACACATATATGTCAATATAATGGATAGATGGCTAGATGCAGtttgcatgaccttaaatgttaataagagtgcagtattgatactcccgttatccgatcccatctcaatttcaatatgttataaacaagagcccattccgcaggtggaatctcttgaatatttgggagtaatttataatgccaacctaaactgcACTCGCCACATAGATggcatggcatctaaagcacaacgcgccttaggaattcttcgtagactgagcagccaccgatatggtctacgcagaaacacaatggtgatgatctataaaatgtatatgcgaccaatcctagaatttgggtgcgtattgttttcaggtggccctgcttataaaataaagcctctggttatgctggaacgagaagccctgagattgtgtctaggacttccgaggtttgtaacaaacaatgttttgtatcaggaagcacgattacctacatttccatgccgttttcgtatcctaacggttcagacgtttctgaaggtttatagctatgcgccaagaggatctgaatatgattttataaatgaTCCAGACAGCTTTTTTCTTGCCAATTGGCCACGCTTTagaacacctcaaattgcttCTGTCCGGAAACAGCTAGATAggttaaatgtaaaaattcgagatgtggTTGCGGCGCAGGTTAAAAATCAAATTCTTAAGATAGAATTCAATGAGATTTTTCCctctaagcccaaattacaatcctatagggtcttaaatagccgacagcaggattatcttgcacacgcagaaacgaataatattatagccacagatgcttcagtaatggatgaaaagacaggtgtaggtatatactctcattcgcttgactggtcttttttattaggattaccggatttcaccccagttcttgaagctgagctgttggaaatagttctagcgctgcgaaagctacctttgaatgccgctaatgcgatcataatcacggattccctgtcagtatgtacgtcgattacggtgTCAACAAattcgatggccttaaagacgctcctcatgctagttcctcctcagctgcagctactgagtttagtatgggtacccggtcattgcggcttagaagtaaatgaaatcgccgactctctagcacgagcagcattggaagggccagtactatcagtccttcccgaagtggccgctataactgcgacaagatacagaaagcctgcgcttagtgcagacgctatggaagcaatattgtcaacaccagaattcacacacttaagatttccatagaaaattcattggtgtcctacaagacagttagaaaccataataaccagatttcgatgtcgtgtccccccgttaaatttctattcacatggGGCTGGTCTGgtgatatcaccactatgcaagttttgttcagaattggaaccaatagagcactattttttatcatgtcgccgatgcaaattgctcaggaaaacattcttagtcctcccattcgctagcctggggctgaattttactatagaaaacatactttccttcggtgcttacaatctgggcttcagccacgagaacgttttctatgcagtttgcaagtaccttaatgaaagtaaaagaatgaagcttttaattgcgtgattattattcgtGTGAAAAAAattccaacgaacacaagagcattgtttaaccatgctgattcttaTTCAATATAATGcataattgtcttatctgaacgagtgacaaacaactattgcactcctttcattctgcctagggtgtcttttcttttttctttcttttttctggtgggtggtttagATTTAAAAAAATCTTTTCGAATTAAGTCATCTATTCTTGGCCGATCcacctgagtgggtacgagccgtggcattggaatcatcatcatcatcatcgtcggcGTGTCGCGTCGTCTAAATTTCAGCATTTCATCTGTTGAACCGAACAGCCAGCCGAGATGCTTGGATAACTGAACGACGCGTTCGAGGTGGTCCTAGATATAGCCGACGGACTTGTGGATAATCTGGAGCAGCTGGTCAACATCGATTTAGAAGCGCAACCAGGGCAGCTCAAAATGTGGCAAGTAAACGAGCCGATCAATGGTCCTAACGAAGGCATTCCGGCCGCGAACGCACCAGTCGTCGCTCCTGGGTTCGGCGGTGGACCAAGCGCCTTAGGTCTTGGTCGTGGCTTCGTCCAAAAAGCAAAGGTGAGCGGAGACTCATGGAGAAGTAGCTTTATGTTTGGCCGAGGAAGTGAAGTTTCAACGACTCGTCGGAACACTCAGGTTGATCGCAATCTACGTGCACCGCGCTGGAAGGGGCTTCGCTTGCCGCCTATTCAGAAGGACGTGTACCTCGAACACATCACGACAGCACGGCGACCAATGGAAGAAGTCGAAGCCTACTGGCAGACCAACGGCATCACTGTCACTGGGTGCGACATTCCTAAGCCCATCCTGCGAATCAACGAACACAGTTTTCCTAAGCCCATATCGAAGGTCATCGAAGCATTGAACCCTGGCTCAGCACTCAGGGCAATGCAAGCCCAGTGCTGGCCCGTTGCAATGAAAGGTAAAGACCTCGTCGTCATTGATCTCAATGGATCAAAAGACAAGCATCAGGCGTACCTCGTCCCAGCCATCATACACGTTTTGCACCAGCCGGTGGTGTTGCGAGGCTCTGAACCTTTTGTTCTGGTGGTCACAGTGACGCGAATAGCGGCCCTTCTGGTACAGAAAGCAGCAGATGAGCTGAAGGCTGGGTCAGGGATCCGGATTTCGTATCTGCTGCCCGGAGAGCCCCGCGAACCGCAACTCAAGGATCTCGGCGAAGGCGCTCACATTTGCGTCGCAACGCCAGGACGCCTCGTGTCTTTCATGGAGGAGTGTAAGATAAACCTGCGTGGCTGCACCTACCTGGTGCTGGACGAATTTGACCGCATGATAAGTATGGGCTTCGAGAAGCAGCTTCGCGTCATTGTAGACAACATTCGTCCTGACCGCCAGATCCTTCTGTGGCTTTCCTCCCGTTGCATTGTTGCGAAGCAAATGATAGAAGAGTGGATGAGTGATTACGTGACCGTCACCTTCGGTACGGCTTCACGTGAGGACCAAGTGTGTAAAGTGGAACATGTTGTGTACGTTTGCGAGACAGCTGAAAAAGAGCAGAAACTCGCAGCGCTTTTCAACGATATTCTTAGAGAGGAAAGTGACAAGGCAATCGTTTTTGTCGAACAGAAGCAAACGGTAGAAGATATTATGTCCTACTTGCGCTTGCAAGGTTGGCTCGCCATCGGCATACATGGGACAATGACTGCACAGAAACGTGAATATGCACTGAACACGCTAAAGCTCGAGAAGGTCCCCATAATGGTGACGACCAACGTGGCAGCCTGTGCTCAAGCAGTGGACAAAGTGCGTTTTGTGGTGAACTATGACTGCCCAAGGAGTTCAAGCGAATACTCGCGCCGCTCCAAGTACGCGAGTGGACTCGTCGGAGCGGGTGTAATGTGCAGTTTCATAGCACCACATGAAACTCGACTTTCCAAGGAGCTGATATCATTTCTTCGTGAGACCAAGCAAGTTATACCACCAGAGCTAAGAAAGGTAGCAAATGGAATCAGAGTAAGGTAGAATACTGATTCAGCCGATGGGGCTTTAGGGACGCCTCGTAAAGAAGGGTCCTGTTGCATCTCTTGTATTGATGGCGTGTTATCCGCGCTAAGCACGTGAGTTTTGATCACGTAACAGCATAAATCTGCTCCTCATTTTCTAATTTAGCCTCAGTTCACTCTTTGCTGGAGCCATGCATAATAATcttgcaaaaaataaaataaattacttgAGGGACTCATAAGAGACTTCATTTTTCTAATGCCCAAATTTGGGTAATTTGGTCTGAGGTAAGAGGTGTCTGACATCAGTAACGTTGGGTCCTACTGCGGCAGAAAGAGCACAATACTCGTAAGGTCACGCACGTACTCGTCTAAGAAGTCGCATCATTATTATAATCATTACTATCCTGACTATCAtcattctttattatttattcgaagtatacctgcagcgcccaaaggcgttatagcaggggggttacagattcgaaaaaaaaaacacaatttcatTTACAGAAGACACTTGTACACTTGTGAGCCCATTCCACTCAtgtattgttctgacaaaaaagaatttgcaaaaatTCCAGTCCTGGGACGGTATTCTCTCAGTTTAAAAGGATGATCAATTCGATTTGACAAATAATACGACGTCTCTAAACACATATCCTTATTGATTCTAGTTTTATTATTAAATATGAGATACAAAAGTTTTaatcgcaattttcttctacgtgatgaaagcagctcccaattcaatttttgtttcaacatcatcatcatcatcatcatcgtcatcatattTTATATGTAAATCACTGCTCAGCGAAGTACACGCACTTTGAGAGTTTCCACTTGTTCAGACGCATGCTCTAAAATGTACCACAGTGGTCTATCATCAGAATAACGCAACGAATAAATAAAGCGAATGAAAATTGATAACTGCAGTAAATGTGTCATAACgggataataaaaaaatcacagcatattcgcagagtaaatgatgatgagtgctgcGAAGCGCTAAAGTGTTTTTCATCACTAAACTGTAAACTAttcgcgaatatcgcccactacatcatcaaaaaCGTGACAAACAGTATATTTATAGAAAAATTTATTATTGGTAAGTAGTAGCTTTGCGTCGCTTGTGTTCCTCCTTCATTAAAAGGGTTTTTTGGTCAGCGAAGTGATGGATCGGCGGCGGGACGTAGCCTGTTTGTGAGGAagaagtagtgggcagttcgcaaaggtggaactataagcGGTCACGTAGAAACAATGGATGGACACAGTGGGAAAATCAGCGGTTGTTTAAAGTGAACCAGGATAccagtacacgaccatcttgcatttcgtATTTGCTACTTCTCAAAAGTATTGGCTTTATGGTagctgaagtggtggatcggtgatggggtgtaGTGAGATGTTTGCAAGGTGACTACATACGccaacggaggaaggacagacccacactcTAAGGAGCTTTAcccataaaaaaaggaaaaaaataaagatatgACCGTCTGCTTGAAGAGAAAGACCATGAATGAGAATGTGATTCAAATAGACGTCGTTGTAAAAAAAATGTTATTTTGTATACTCGGCTTATTGGTACACTTCTTGATATATACTTGCTGCACTAAAAAACTAGGAGAAAGAAGACATAAACGACAAACACTTGCTCAGCCTGTGTCGTTTGTGTCTTCATTGTCCTTGTTTATAAGCGCTGCAAATACCAAATATATATTAGGACATAGTTTTTTCTGATTGATTTCTGTTTAGGTATGCCTGGTTACATGTTTTGCGTGTGTAAAGATTGCTGATAATATTTTGTTccctaaataaataaagagagcaccagcgtggctttgtggtaggataTTTGACTACCATGCCGACAGACCAGGTTAAAGTTCCACAAGGTCACGGGTACctctatttatatattttttaggTATGCCAGTTGTTTTTTCAGGTCTGGTGTTCAAAAAAATTACCTTCAGGAGCAATGAACGTCAGTAACTATCCAAGATAACATCTATTCGATACGTCACCGGCGGCAACGGTGACGACACTAAAAGCAGGAGCGGATGCCTTTGTTTTGGCCTTTAACAAAGCCATTTTCACACCTCTTCGAATAGCGCTAGTCACAGTTCGCGGCTCTGCACTTATACCTTTAAAACACCCCCCATTAAAGCTTTTCGGAGCTTAATAGAAGGAGGCGTGTTTTTAACTGGTTCAAAAACTATAACTACATCGTCTCCTTGCACAACCAATAGAAGATGCCTTTGGGCATGAATCCACGACAGATTTTTTTTCGGAGCGCATTAAAGGTGTGCCATCCGATAGCGAAAGTGAACTGGATTGAATGGTTTCAAGGGCAAGCGTTGAACTATCCCGAGTGGTTGAAAAACCCAGCGAAAACTGCGAACAATAAgtcttgaagagaaaaaaaaaaacatatttgcaCCTTGCGTCTTCTAACGAGAAAGTGAATGTGTGATTGAACAGATTGTTCTCA
This genomic interval from Rhipicephalus microplus isolate Deutch F79 chromosome 10, USDA_Rmic, whole genome shotgun sequence contains the following:
- the LOC142774237 gene encoding putative ATP-dependent RNA helicase DDX5, encoding MWQVNEPINGPNEGIPAANAPVVAPGFGGGPSALGLGRGFVQKAKVSGDSWRSSFMFGRGSEVSTTRRNTQVDRNLRAPRWKGLRLPPIQKDVYLEHITTARRPMEEVEAYWQTNGITVTGCDIPKPILRINEHSFPKPISKVIEALNPGSALRAMQAQCWPVAMKGKDLVVIDLNGSKDKHQAYLVPAIIHVLHQPVVLRGSEPFVLVVTVTRIAALLVQKAADELKAGSGIRISYLLPGEPREPQLKDLGEGAHICVATPGRLVSFMEECKINLRGCTYLVLDEFDRMISMGFEKQLRVIVDNIRPDRQILLWLSSRCIVAKQMIEEWMSDYVTVTFGTASREDQVCKVEHVVYVCETAEKEQKLAALFNDILREESDKAIVFVEQKQTVEDIMSYLRLQGWLAIGIHGTMTAQKREYALNTLKLEKVPIMVTTNVAACAQAVDKVRFVVNYDCPRSSSEYSRRSKYASGLVGAGVMCSFIAPHETRLSKELISFLRETKQVIPPELRKVANGIRVR